The DNA sequence TGGCTCTCCCGGCACAAGGGGCGATCCAGCCCGTGGGCACTCCCGATATAGAAGACCACGTGGCGCTGCCCGCTGACCATCCACTCATCCATCCATTCGGCGAGCTGGTGACTGTCGATCTGCTTGCCGCCCTCCATCATCGCGATGGTCAGGGCCCCCTCGGGCGTGACCTTGCGCATGGCTTCGGCCTCTTCGGCAAGCGCACCGGCCACATCGTGACCGCTGACCCGGGCCTCGCGAACCTCGATATCTTCGACCGGCAGATGATGAGCCAACCGCTCGCGATACTCCCTGGCGAGTTCGCCCAGGCGCCCTTCGCGCATTTTGCCCACCGCCACCACACTGATCTTCATCCCTTCTCCGCTTCCAGAAAAATCTACTCTCGCCACGCAAGAGGTCGGACTCGCCCGTCGATAATAGGACCTGCCACGCCTCCTTTGGCCGGAGACTACCGTGCCCCATCGACTTGTCTACCTCGTTGATCAAGCCCTGGAACATC is a window from the Lujinxingia litoralis genome containing:
- a CDS encoding 23S rRNA (pseudouridine(1915)-N(3))-methyltransferase RlmH: MKISVVAVGKMREGRLGELAREYRERLAHHLPVEDIEVREARVSGHDVAGALAEEAEAMRKVTPEGALTIAMMEGGKQIDSHQLAEWMDEWMVSGQRHVVFYIGSAHGLDRPLCRESQRRLSLSKMTFPHEMARMMLWEQLYRAMTIIRGEPYHK